One Pelobates fuscus isolate aPelFus1 chromosome 8, aPelFus1.pri, whole genome shotgun sequence genomic window carries:
- the LOC134571653 gene encoding gastrula zinc finger protein XlCGF64.1-like, producing MNMCKRGSCAQDDLDVLLIDSRGVPYTMSEKSKSHCVSELPIKCKKQTACHAQANEKDYNSKFKREDKSLKCTDCSKRFKWPSHLKHHMRSHTNERPFKCTVCPKTFKDPHKLNRHQQIHPQFKKDMVYWKLYKCNICDKNFKYPSDLDKHNLIHTGEKPFKCPICGAGFRRFDHLKRHNFVHSGDRPFKCSVCAKGFVEATELLKHERTHTGNKPYQCTFCEKSFYHLRSLKEHAAAKHGLGALEMKTLYRDIRSRIAAAKGNTQYSSETSTKTGKNRLELENSECISTEDSPNEIVVCLSDDESESDTNIKDKEYWKMY from the coding sequence atgaatatgtgtaaaaggggaTCATGTGCACAAGATGATTTGGATGTTTTGCTTATTGACAGTAGAGGGGTTCCTTATACTATGAGTGAGAAAAGCAAATCTCATTGTGTCAGTGAGTTGCCaattaaatgcaaaaaacaaactgcatGTCACGCTCAGGCAAATGAGAAAGATTACAATTCTAAGTTTAAGAGAGAAGACAAGAGTTTAAAGTGTACTGACTGTTCAAAGCGTTTTAAATGGCCATCTCATTTAAAGCATCATATGCGGAGTCATACCAATGAAAGACCTTTTAAGTGCACTGTGTGCCCAAAGACCTTTAAGGATCCACATAAGCTTAATAGACATCAGCAAATCCACCCACAGTTTAAAAAAGACATGGTGTATTGGAAGCTATACAAGTGCAATATTTGTGATAAGAACTTCAAGTATCCCTCTGATCTTGATAAACATAACTTAATACATACAGGTGAGAAACCATTTAAATGCCCTATATGTGGTGCAGGCTTTAGACGTTTTGACCATTTGAAAAGGCATAATTTTGTTCACTCTGGTGATCGACCTTTTAAGTGTAGTGTTTGTGCAAAAGGCTTTGTGGAAGCCACTGAACTACTTAAACATGAACGAACCCACACTGGGAATAAACCTTACCAGTGCACCTTTTGTGAAAAGAGCTTTTACCATTTACGGAGCTTAAAGGAGCATGCAGCTGCAAAGCACGGTTTAGGAGCACTAGAGATGAAAACATTGTATAGAGATATCCGCAGCAGAATTGCTGCTGCAAAGGGAAACACCCAATACTCTAGTGAAACATCCACAAAGACTGGAAAAAACAGACTGGAACTAGAGAACTCTGAATGTATCTCTACAGAAGACAGCCCAAATGAGATCGTTGTATGTCTTTCTGATGATGAGAGTGAATCTGACACAAATATTAAAGACAAAGAATACTggaaaatgtattaa